Proteins encoded within one genomic window of Deltaproteobacteria bacterium:
- a CDS encoding methyltransferase produces MRLSESVYDTEPFDLTIGAQQLTLLRVKDLERWVDRDALLRDETEEPPYWAHLWTGALTLARYVEALVDCRGLRVLDLGCGLGVTGVIASLKGGRVTFADKEPAAIAFATMNAQMNNCPLFEARTVDFTCDSFGVQFALILGAEILYDRPTFPALVAFLQSHLPSHGRAIFSDARRTNTDEFYRQLDSAGLQWTREERQEREDKLPLNVGIVTIRKPAAEQNIG; encoded by the coding sequence ATGCGTTTGAGTGAGAGCGTGTACGACACCGAACCGTTTGACCTCACTATTGGTGCTCAACAGCTCACACTCCTCCGTGTCAAAGATCTTGAACGCTGGGTCGATCGCGACGCGCTCTTACGCGACGAAACCGAGGAGCCGCCTTACTGGGCACATCTGTGGACCGGCGCGCTGACGTTGGCTCGTTATGTTGAAGCACTGGTCGATTGTCGTGGTTTGCGTGTCCTGGACCTTGGTTGCGGCCTTGGCGTGACCGGAGTCATTGCGTCCCTGAAAGGGGGGCGTGTGACATTTGCTGATAAAGAACCTGCCGCCATTGCGTTTGCCACGATGAACGCTCAGATGAACAACTGCCCGCTGTTTGAAGCTCGAACAGTCGACTTCACGTGTGATTCCTTTGGCGTTCAGTTTGCCCTTATTCTTGGCGCAGAAATCCTCTATGATCGGCCGACGTTTCCAGCGCTCGTTGCCTTTCTTCAATCTCATCTTCCCTCGCACGGGAGGGCTATTTTTTCCGACGCACGCCGTACCAATACTGATGAGTTTTATCGTCAGCTCGACAGCGCGGGATTACAGTGGACGCGAGAAGAGAGACAAGAACGAGAGGACAAGTTGCCACTCAACGTTGGCATCGTTACGATTCGTAAGCCAGCAGCCGAACAAAATATCGGATAG
- a CDS encoding response regulator, whose product MERRHTSTPSSGFTILVVDDQEEIRISTKYLLEREGHSVITADSGSEALSLFRSGMVHLVLGDYLMPQMNGEQLIQEIRKLDEDVKIVLQTGYSGEHPPRDMLKALAIQGYHDKSEGPDRLLLWVDVALKASVQLKKVRAAEHAGENTKLFCNTGEPCSRCTRPTSSRHGYPTWRTLPATGTEISPAMRAAY is encoded by the coding sequence ATGGAACGTAGACACACCTCAACTCCTTCTTCGGGCTTCACCATCCTTGTGGTCGATGATCAAGAAGAGATCCGTATCTCTACGAAGTACCTTTTGGAACGGGAAGGACACTCTGTCATCACTGCCGATAGTGGGAGCGAAGCGTTATCCCTGTTCCGATCCGGCATGGTTCATCTGGTGCTGGGAGATTACCTGATGCCACAGATGAACGGGGAGCAGCTTATTCAAGAAATCCGTAAACTCGACGAGGATGTGAAGATTGTCTTGCAAACGGGGTATTCAGGAGAACATCCCCCTCGCGACATGCTCAAAGCGTTAGCGATCCAAGGGTATCACGACAAAAGTGAAGGACCAGACCGATTATTGCTGTGGGTTGATGTTGCGCTCAAAGCTTCGGTGCAATTGAAAAAAGTCCGTGCTGCGGAACACGCTGGGGAGAACACGAAACTGTTCTGCAACACTGGCGAACCATGCTCGCGTTGCACACGACCGACATCGAGTCGTCACGGTTATCCCACCTGGCGAACGTTGCCCGCGACTGGGACGGAAATTTCTCCGGCTATGAGAGCCGCTTACTGA
- a CDS encoding single-stranded DNA-binding protein, whose translation MASVNKVILVGNLGKDPEVRFTPSGRAVAKFPLATKDSWTDQESTRQERTEWHNIVVWGKQAELCGQYLSKGRQAYIEGAIRSRSYDDKDGNKRYVTEIVAQRIQFLGGGGGGGGRGAAAGGGVEGFDEFGGAPMPPDDDVPF comes from the coding sequence ATGGCCTCGGTCAATAAAGTCATCCTTGTTGGCAATCTCGGTAAAGATCCAGAAGTTCGCTTCACCCCAAGTGGGCGTGCAGTAGCGAAGTTTCCTTTAGCGACCAAAGATAGCTGGACGGATCAAGAGAGCACCCGACAAGAGCGGACGGAGTGGCACAACATTGTCGTGTGGGGGAAGCAAGCTGAACTTTGCGGTCAATATCTTTCCAAGGGAAGACAAGCGTACATCGAAGGGGCAATCCGTTCACGCAGTTACGACGATAAAGATGGCAATAAGCGGTACGTTACCGAGATTGTGGCGCAGCGCATTCAATTTCTTGGAGGCGGGGGAGGCGGCGGCGGACGGGGCGCCGCAGCGGGAGGGGGCGTCGAAGGCTTTGATGAATTCGGCGGAGCTCCTATGCCCCCAGACGATGATGTCCCGTTCTAA
- a CDS encoding CAP domain-containing protein: protein MPSSFLRFHVFFLLCIVLTVRIPPSHADDSVTREHQVHDLVNAHRTAMGLAPFTYNEEVAVVARQHSQNIAKGIVGHGHAGADERGQMLLRIIPYVEFGENVGGNNHSAASTAKAAVTGWLNSPHHRENIEGNFDTTGIGIARGGSTFFFTQIFLKTQRGSRSPINTHRPQERPRIQPYTAEEEPAERPRRQQRAYVPAPEREESDPRKRPGRKRVRGGYVQDLEEDN from the coding sequence ATGCCCTCTTCATTCCTTCGCTTTCACGTTTTCTTTCTTCTCTGTATTGTGCTCACAGTTAGGATTCCTCCCTCTCATGCTGATGACAGTGTCACACGTGAGCATCAAGTCCACGATCTGGTAAACGCTCATCGGACAGCAATGGGTTTAGCTCCTTTCACGTACAACGAAGAGGTTGCCGTTGTTGCTCGCCAACACAGTCAAAACATAGCGAAGGGAATCGTTGGGCACGGGCACGCAGGTGCAGACGAACGTGGACAGATGTTACTGCGCATTATTCCGTACGTTGAGTTTGGCGAGAATGTCGGTGGGAACAACCATAGTGCCGCATCGACCGCGAAAGCCGCAGTCACCGGCTGGTTAAACAGCCCGCACCATCGAGAGAATATCGAGGGAAACTTCGATACTACCGGCATAGGAATCGCACGCGGCGGCTCGACATTCTTCTTCACGCAGATCTTCCTCAAGACGCAACGCGGATCGCGAAGCCCAATCAATACCCACCGTCCACAGGAACGCCCTCGCATACAGCCATATACTGCGGAAGAGGAACCAGCCGAAAGGCCTCGACGACAACAACGAGCGTATGTGCCTGCTCCTGAGCGAGAGGAAAGCGATCCACGAAAACGGCCTGGGCGTAAACGCGTCCGAGGAGGGTACGTGCAGGACCTTGAAGAAGATAACTAA
- a CDS encoding endonuclease III, protein MVTNRTIDKVMSTLRQESATWNAPVVTQMATLSRDPYQVLIACLLSLRTKDETTGPAARRLFALADTPQKMLTLTKAQIEKAIYPVGFYKTKSQTVLDISQELVDHYGGRVPDEIDELLTFKGVGRKTANLVVTLGYQKPGICVDTHVHRITNRWGYVETENPEETEMALRDKLPGKYWIEINDLLVAMGQTICHPTSPKCSLCPIEKYCDKIEVIRSR, encoded by the coding sequence ATGGTTACCAATCGTACTATCGACAAAGTCATGAGCACCCTTCGTCAGGAGTCTGCCACATGGAATGCACCTGTTGTGACACAGATGGCAACGCTTTCGCGTGACCCGTATCAGGTGCTCATCGCGTGTTTACTGAGTTTACGTACGAAAGATGAGACCACTGGTCCTGCGGCACGACGGTTGTTTGCCTTAGCAGACACCCCGCAAAAGATGCTGACGTTAACCAAGGCCCAAATTGAAAAGGCAATCTATCCTGTAGGATTCTATAAGACCAAATCACAGACTGTGCTCGATATCTCGCAAGAGTTGGTCGATCACTATGGCGGCCGTGTTCCTGATGAAATTGACGAACTGTTGACCTTCAAAGGCGTCGGTCGCAAAACCGCGAACCTCGTCGTGACCCTTGGGTATCAAAAGCCGGGCATTTGTGTCGACACACACGTGCACCGCATCACCAACCGCTGGGGCTATGTTGAAACTGAAAACCCTGAAGAGACGGAAATGGCCTTGCGAGACAAGCTGCCGGGCAAATATTGGATCGAAATTAACGATCTCCTGGTCGCAATGGGACAAACAATCTGTCATCCCACTTCACCGAAGTGCAGTCTGTGTCCTATCGAGAAGTATTGTGACAAGATCGAGGTCATCCGGAGCCGGTAG
- the ggt gene encoding gamma-glutamyltransferase translates to MGAEVKVYRCFSLWLSFSLCLIFSHPVTAAENQDREKYGPFVATGRQGMVVTAGEQASEAGLAMLRQGGTAVDAAVAASFAISVLRPQSTGIGGGGFFLLYLAKKKETIAIDFRERAPLVATHDMFIRDGKAVPELSRNGPLAVAVPGLIAGLVDIQKKYGTMPLAKVMAPAIRLADEGFPVYPQLAGAIQYRVKLLGDSPATRAIYFRDDRPLTEGELLVQKDLAKTLRTIARKGKKGFYTGAVAKAIVAEMEARGGLITQKDLDQYRVIYRTPVTSTFHNAQVHAMPPPSSGGVLITQMLNVLAGFPLQEIGFHTPKGIHLQTEALRLAFRDRAQYLGDPDFVDVPVTMLSSEKYATEQRAKIDLAKATPSNAIPATPAGKIESTSTTHLSVIDTHGNAVATTQTVNLYFGSGVMVPGTGIMLNNEMDDFSAQPMNPNAFGLVGVTDANTIAPRKTPLSSMSPTIVTKHGKVILITGSPGGSRIISSTRQVLLNTLVYDMSLPEAMFAPRIHHQWFPDELQIEVQKGSEAEGLVAALKQMGHTVKPVETSNDGRHMFGNVQAIHVDPESGVITGVSDPRGEGRPRGF, encoded by the coding sequence ATGGGGGCGGAAGTGAAAGTGTATCGTTGTTTCTCTCTTTGGCTGTCTTTCTCTCTCTGTCTCATCTTTTCACACCCAGTCACTGCGGCTGAAAACCAGGACCGAGAAAAATACGGTCCGTTTGTGGCCACAGGCCGTCAGGGGATGGTGGTCACTGCCGGTGAACAGGCCAGTGAGGCCGGACTCGCCATGCTTCGGCAAGGAGGCACGGCGGTTGACGCTGCTGTTGCCGCCTCGTTTGCGATTAGCGTGCTTCGACCTCAGTCGACTGGCATTGGTGGCGGCGGCTTTTTTCTCCTCTACCTTGCCAAGAAAAAGGAAACGATCGCCATCGATTTTCGCGAACGGGCCCCGCTGGTGGCGACGCATGACATGTTCATTCGTGACGGCAAAGCGGTTCCCGAGCTGAGCCGTAATGGGCCACTAGCGGTCGCGGTCCCCGGCCTCATCGCGGGCTTGGTCGACATCCAAAAAAAGTACGGCACGATGCCACTCGCAAAAGTGATGGCGCCAGCCATTCGCTTGGCTGACGAGGGATTTCCAGTCTATCCCCAACTCGCTGGTGCTATTCAGTATAGAGTCAAACTGCTCGGCGATTCTCCAGCCACGCGCGCAATCTATTTTCGCGATGATCGTCCACTGACAGAAGGTGAACTGCTGGTGCAGAAGGACCTTGCAAAAACTCTTCGTACCATTGCACGAAAGGGCAAGAAGGGCTTCTATACAGGTGCGGTCGCAAAAGCGATTGTTGCGGAAATGGAAGCACGTGGCGGTTTAATTACTCAAAAGGATTTAGACCAATATCGGGTGATCTATCGGACACCTGTGACAAGTACCTTCCATAACGCACAGGTTCACGCCATGCCACCACCAAGCTCCGGTGGCGTTCTCATTACGCAGATGCTCAACGTGCTCGCGGGATTTCCCTTGCAGGAGATAGGCTTTCATACGCCAAAAGGGATTCATCTGCAGACCGAAGCGTTGCGTCTCGCGTTTCGCGATCGGGCACAGTACCTCGGCGATCCAGACTTCGTTGATGTCCCTGTCACTATGCTTTCCTCCGAAAAGTACGCCACTGAACAGCGAGCGAAAATCGACCTCGCGAAAGCCACGCCGAGTAACGCTATCCCAGCCACGCCTGCCGGAAAGATCGAATCGACAAGCACCACCCACCTTTCTGTCATCGATACGCATGGCAATGCCGTCGCTACAACACAGACGGTGAACCTCTATTTCGGCAGCGGGGTGATGGTCCCAGGTACTGGCATTATGTTGAACAACGAAATGGACGACTTCAGCGCCCAACCGATGAATCCCAACGCGTTTGGGCTCGTCGGTGTCACCGACGCGAATACGATCGCACCACGCAAGACGCCACTCAGCAGCATGAGTCCAACTATTGTGACGAAGCACGGTAAAGTCATTTTGATCACTGGCAGTCCGGGTGGCTCGCGTATTATCAGCTCGACCCGGCAAGTGCTGCTGAATACGCTTGTGTACGATATGTCACTCCCAGAGGCGATGTTCGCTCCGCGCATTCACCACCAATGGTTTCCCGATGAACTGCAAATTGAGGTGCAAAAAGGAAGCGAGGCTGAGGGACTTGTCGCAGCGCTCAAGCAAATGGGGCATACCGTGAAACCGGTCGAGACCAGCAACGATGGTCGCCACATGTTTGGCAATGTCCAGGCGATTCACGTTGATCCCGAATCTGGAGTGATTACTGGGGTGTCTGACCCGCGTGGCGAGGGAAGACCAAGAGGGTTCTAA
- a CDS encoding acyl-CoA dehydrogenase — MVNADYYQIEELLSEEERMVRDVARRFVDEEFLPRVQRSFREGSFPMELVPRLGQLGFLGITLPTQYGCAGMNSVAYGLVSQELERGDSGLRSFASVQSSLVMYPIYTFGSEAQKSFWLPRMARAEAIGCFGLTEPDFGSNPGGMITRAKREKGGFVLNGTKRWITNGSVSDVAVVWAKLKENGKDTIRGFLVEKERKGFTRQDIEGKFSMRASITSELIFEDCWIPEENILPGSGGLKSPLMCLTQARYGISWGAIGAAIACYESAVDYAKNRVMFSKPIGGYQLVQAKLVWMITEITKAQLLSLRLGRLKDSSKMRPEHVSMAKMNNVSMALHISRLARDILGANGITDDYPIIRHMLNLETVNTYEGTEDIHRLTIGRDITGLNAFE, encoded by the coding sequence ATGGTCAACGCTGACTACTACCAGATTGAAGAACTGTTGAGCGAAGAAGAGCGCATGGTGCGCGATGTTGCGCGTCGTTTCGTCGATGAAGAATTTCTCCCACGCGTGCAGAGGAGCTTTCGTGAGGGAAGTTTTCCGATGGAACTGGTGCCGCGCCTCGGTCAACTTGGCTTCTTGGGGATCACCCTTCCTACTCAGTATGGTTGTGCCGGCATGAACAGCGTTGCCTACGGACTTGTGAGCCAAGAACTCGAACGTGGCGATAGTGGTTTGCGTTCGTTCGCCAGTGTCCAGTCCTCGTTGGTGATGTATCCTATTTATACCTTTGGGTCCGAAGCTCAGAAAAGCTTCTGGCTCCCAAGGATGGCGCGGGCTGAGGCGATTGGCTGTTTTGGTTTGACCGAGCCGGATTTCGGTTCCAATCCTGGTGGCATGATCACGCGAGCAAAACGTGAAAAAGGCGGCTTTGTCCTCAACGGTACGAAACGCTGGATTACTAATGGTTCGGTCTCTGATGTTGCGGTCGTGTGGGCCAAACTCAAAGAGAATGGCAAAGACACGATTCGCGGTTTCTTAGTAGAAAAGGAACGCAAAGGTTTCACACGCCAGGATATCGAGGGGAAGTTTAGCATGCGCGCCTCGATCACCTCTGAGCTGATCTTTGAGGACTGCTGGATTCCAGAAGAGAATATACTGCCCGGTTCAGGCGGACTTAAGTCGCCACTCATGTGTCTGACGCAAGCACGCTATGGCATTTCCTGGGGCGCGATTGGGGCAGCGATTGCCTGTTACGAGAGTGCGGTGGATTACGCGAAAAATCGGGTTATGTTCTCAAAGCCCATTGGTGGCTATCAACTGGTTCAAGCGAAACTGGTGTGGATGATTACTGAGATTACCAAAGCGCAATTGCTTTCGCTCCGTTTAGGCCGATTGAAGGACTCCAGCAAAATGCGTCCCGAACACGTCAGTATGGCCAAGATGAACAACGTATCGATGGCTTTGCACATCTCTCGCCTAGCGCGCGACATTCTTGGCGCTAACGGTATCACTGATGACTATCCGATCATTCGTCACATGTTGAACCTGGAAACGGTGAATACCTACGAAGGAACGGAGGATATTCATCGCCTGACCATTGGGCGTGACATAACGGGACTGAATGCGTTTGAGTGA
- a CDS encoding response regulator, translating into MVFDNTSYTLTSTPAQMVDLLLSTFANAVHKNQELQHAYLLEEQSRQSIQRLNHQLRDSEANYRALLQSHPDGIVVVDRDNLIQFVNSTAEIMLQRPAQTLLNTKLDFPVIVNEAGEVSVLGTAAELIIAEIRVSATVWEGAPSSLMTFSDISKRKRTEDALRRAKEEAEAITQAKAEALATMSHEIRTPLNGIIGMADLLSLTPLTEEQSDFSQRIKTNAHSLLNIVNQTLDLSKIEARKLTLEVLDFDVHTTLDSVSEIFTKECTDKNIDIAIIISHDVPSMLGGDPGRLRQILTNLIGNAVKFTENGEVVIRVSVVEDTDSWALLHFAVSDTGIGIAADQIDCLFQSFTQVDASLSRKYGGTGLGLAISKQLAELMGGEIGVDSELGKGSMFWFTARFEKRPAKPVTQVPDLGAVYGAHVLVVEANPTTSATLASHLASWGITTETATTAAQALTLLNTPVEKQEPFAAAIIDQSVPDIDGFAFAQAVRARKIFNDLRLVMIPTVGQRGDGAQAHEVGIQAYLTKPLRRSQLLKCLGTVLAPAMMASEEPLPLVTRHTLAEAEQRPLVLVVDDNIDNQSVAVRFLKHLGYSADVANNGQEALEALATKTYAAALMDCQMPVMNGFTATMQIRQREGESGVHVPIIALTANPTDTNRERCLQAGMDDFLSKPLQQDTLEVILKKWTTRKPQPEPDSVIGQEWPSLPVNSQRSRILVVEDNETGQMIATRLLNSLGYKEVDIVASGQQALDAVASHPYAVVLMDYQLPEMDGVTATAYIRAYDRQQSTHTPIIALTARVGERTRSQFLGVGMDEYLIKPFTRDELRAAIEPWLQGAPAQDPAPVSRVEENLTV; encoded by the coding sequence GTGGTGTTTGACAACACATCGTATACGCTGACCTCCACGCCCGCCCAGATGGTCGATTTGCTGCTTTCCACGTTTGCCAACGCGGTGCATAAGAACCAGGAGCTTCAACACGCATACCTTCTTGAGGAACAATCTCGTCAATCGATCCAACGCTTAAACCACCAACTGAGGGATTCAGAGGCAAACTATCGCGCGCTGCTGCAAAGTCACCCCGATGGTATAGTCGTGGTGGATCGAGACAACCTCATCCAATTCGTCAATTCCACCGCTGAGATCATGTTACAACGGCCAGCCCAGACACTCCTGAATACGAAACTGGATTTTCCTGTGATCGTCAATGAAGCAGGAGAGGTGTCGGTGCTCGGTACGGCAGCGGAACTCATCATTGCCGAGATCCGCGTCAGCGCAACAGTCTGGGAAGGTGCTCCTTCCTCCTTAATGACTTTCAGTGACATCAGTAAGCGCAAACGGACAGAGGATGCACTCCGACGCGCGAAAGAGGAAGCGGAAGCCATAACTCAAGCCAAAGCAGAGGCTCTCGCTACGATGAGCCATGAAATCCGTACGCCACTGAACGGGATTATCGGGATGGCGGATCTGCTCTCACTGACGCCTCTTACCGAAGAGCAAAGTGATTTCTCACAGAGAATCAAAACCAATGCCCATTCGCTGCTCAACATCGTGAACCAAACCCTTGATCTCTCCAAGATCGAGGCGCGGAAACTCACGTTGGAGGTATTGGATTTTGATGTGCACACGACACTCGACAGTGTCAGCGAGATCTTTACCAAGGAATGCACCGACAAAAACATCGATATCGCCATCATTATTAGCCATGATGTTCCCTCAATGTTAGGCGGCGATCCAGGGCGGTTACGACAGATCCTCACGAACCTGATTGGGAACGCAGTGAAGTTTACTGAGAACGGCGAAGTGGTCATACGCGTATCGGTCGTTGAAGACACAGACAGTTGGGCGTTACTCCATTTCGCGGTCAGTGATACCGGGATCGGCATCGCGGCGGACCAGATCGACTGCCTTTTTCAGTCTTTCACGCAAGTAGACGCCTCTCTGAGTCGGAAATACGGAGGGACCGGCTTAGGCCTCGCCATCAGCAAACAATTGGCCGAACTGATGGGCGGCGAGATCGGCGTCGATAGTGAATTGGGTAAAGGGAGCATGTTCTGGTTCACCGCTCGGTTCGAGAAGCGTCCGGCAAAACCAGTCACCCAAGTACCAGATTTGGGAGCGGTGTATGGGGCTCACGTACTAGTGGTTGAAGCGAACCCAACCACCAGTGCCACTCTCGCCTCTCATCTTGCCTCGTGGGGCATTACCACAGAAACCGCAACGACCGCAGCCCAAGCTTTGACACTCCTGAATACTCCAGTCGAGAAACAGGAACCATTCGCGGCAGCCATTATCGATCAGAGTGTCCCAGACATTGATGGCTTTGCATTCGCCCAGGCGGTGCGCGCACGTAAGATATTCAATGACCTCCGCCTTGTGATGATTCCCACGGTTGGTCAACGGGGAGATGGTGCCCAAGCTCACGAAGTCGGCATACAAGCCTATCTCACAAAGCCATTGCGCCGATCACAACTGTTGAAATGTTTAGGTACGGTCCTTGCCCCAGCCATGATGGCGTCTGAAGAACCACTTCCTCTCGTCACCCGACATACGCTCGCAGAAGCAGAGCAGAGACCTCTGGTGCTCGTCGTCGATGACAATATCGACAACCAATCCGTCGCCGTCCGTTTCTTGAAACACCTGGGGTACTCCGCAGACGTGGCCAACAACGGTCAAGAGGCACTGGAAGCACTGGCGACAAAGACGTACGCCGCGGCATTAATGGATTGTCAAATGCCGGTCATGAACGGATTCACTGCAACCATGCAGATCCGCCAACGCGAAGGCGAGAGTGGGGTCCACGTGCCCATCATTGCTCTCACCGCCAATCCCACAGACACGAATCGTGAACGCTGCTTGCAAGCGGGAATGGATGATTTCTTGAGTAAACCCCTTCAACAGGACACCCTTGAAGTGATCCTTAAGAAATGGACGACACGAAAGCCGCAGCCCGAACCAGATTCTGTCATTGGTCAGGAGTGGCCATCACTCCCCGTGAACAGTCAACGCAGCCGTATCCTGGTCGTTGAAGACAATGAAACCGGCCAAATGATCGCGACACGACTCCTCAACAGCTTGGGCTATAAAGAGGTTGATATAGTCGCTAGCGGGCAACAAGCATTGGATGCGGTCGCCAGTCATCCCTATGCGGTTGTTCTCATGGATTATCAGTTACCAGAGATGGATGGGGTCACCGCAACCGCCTATATTCGGGCGTATGACCGCCAACAAAGCACCCATACCCCGATCATTGCGTTGACCGCTCGCGTCGGGGAACGCACCCGTTCTCAGTTTTTGGGAGTTGGCATGGACGAATACCTTATCAAACCTTTCACACGGGACGAACTCCGCGCCGCGATTGAGCCATGGCTGCAGGGGGCTCCGGCGCAAGATCCGGCCCCAGTTTCTCGTGTTGAGGAAAACCTCACTGTCTGA
- a CDS encoding AmpG family muropeptide MFS transporter, whose amino-acid sequence MFYFGFASGLPFLLVAGTLAYWLKEHGIALKEITWIASAGMTYALKFLWAPLLDNMQVPVLAKLGRRRSWLLLAQIGVVIGLVAMAWITPTYLGLFVAFTLLLAFAGATQDIAVDAYRIEIAPVEDQGALTAVYSLGYRIALVITGMVALLLADHISWSAVYQLMAVLMLLPIVANLRAREPAYVRKVSTTWRQTMQASVIEPFTDFFSRYGWQTASLLLLFILLFKVPEQALVGGIMSPFYLDMGFTKTQIGTITKLYGVWVGIAGVFAGGIAIARWGVRGPLFWSVFLNALCNLTYFWLIAHPGNVLVLTSVISIENFALGFLGTAAVAFLSSLVNKQHTATQYALLSSLVNLPGKVLGIFAGGIVEATSYGTYFVIATLAVIPAVVLMLMLWRQIGQKDSTDASTKDKKEEAYSATGSG is encoded by the coding sequence ATGTTTTACTTCGGATTCGCGTCCGGCTTGCCGTTTTTGTTGGTTGCAGGAACCTTAGCGTATTGGCTGAAGGAACATGGAATCGCGCTCAAGGAAATCACCTGGATCGCGAGCGCCGGGATGACCTATGCACTGAAGTTTCTGTGGGCGCCGTTACTCGACAATATGCAAGTGCCGGTGCTGGCCAAACTCGGTCGTCGCCGCAGTTGGTTGTTGTTGGCACAAATCGGTGTCGTCATCGGCCTTGTCGCAATGGCGTGGATCACCCCAACGTATCTTGGCTTGTTCGTGGCCTTCACCCTCCTACTCGCGTTTGCGGGAGCAACGCAGGATATTGCGGTTGATGCCTACCGTATCGAGATCGCACCGGTTGAAGATCAGGGGGCACTCACAGCGGTGTACTCGCTCGGATACCGGATCGCGTTGGTCATTACCGGTATGGTGGCGCTGCTGTTAGCAGATCATATTTCCTGGAGTGCCGTCTATCAGCTCATGGCGGTGCTGATGCTGCTCCCGATCGTGGCGAATTTACGGGCACGAGAGCCGGCATACGTTCGTAAAGTATCAACCACGTGGCGGCAAACAATGCAAGCCAGTGTCATCGAGCCGTTCACTGATTTTTTCTCTCGCTACGGTTGGCAAACTGCGAGCTTACTCTTGCTCTTCATCTTGCTCTTCAAAGTTCCTGAGCAAGCGTTGGTCGGCGGGATCATGAGTCCGTTCTATCTGGACATGGGCTTTACCAAAACGCAGATCGGCACTATCACAAAACTCTATGGAGTGTGGGTTGGCATTGCTGGTGTCTTTGCGGGCGGCATCGCAATAGCGCGTTGGGGAGTGCGTGGCCCACTGTTTTGGTCTGTGTTCCTGAACGCGCTGTGCAACCTGACGTATTTCTGGTTGATCGCCCACCCTGGGAACGTGCTGGTGCTCACCAGCGTTATTTCCATAGAAAATTTCGCACTCGGATTTCTGGGTACTGCGGCAGTGGCATTCTTGTCATCCCTGGTGAATAAACAACACACCGCCACACAATACGCGCTGTTAAGTTCGCTGGTGAACTTGCCTGGCAAAGTCCTCGGCATTTTCGCTGGTGGTATCGTCGAAGCCACCAGCTACGGCACCTATTTTGTCATTGCGACACTGGCGGTGATCCCAGCGGTCGTGTTGATGTTGATGTTATGGCGGCAGATTGGGCAGAAGGATTCTACAGACGCTTCCACAAAGGACAAGAAAGAGGAAGCCTATAGCGCTACCGGCTCCGGATGA